The nucleotide window TGCAGGGGCTGTCCGGTTGGCAATGGATGCTGCTGATCGAAGGTATCCCTTCGATCATCATGACCTTCGTGGTGATTGTCTGCCTGGCCGATAACATCGATAAGGCAAAATGGCTCTCCGTTGCGGAGAAAAACCTGCTCAAGGCCAATCTGCAGACGGACAACCAGGGCAAGGCCAGCCGTTTGAGCGAGGTGTTTCTCAACCCTCGGGTGTGGTTGCTGGTGCTGATTCTGTTGACCTTCAACACAGGCTTCTATGGCCTGGCGTTCTGGATGCCCTCGATCATCAAGAGCACCGGGATCACCAACAGCTTGCACATCGGCTTGCTGACCGCGATTCCTTACTCGGTGGCCGTCGTGGCAATGTTGCTCAACGCGCGGCACTCCAACCGCACCGGCGAGCGGCGCCTGCACGCCGCCATTCCAGCCTTCATCGGCGGCGTCGGCCTGATCCTCAGTGCTTTCTTCGCCAACAACCTGGTGCTGTCCGTATTGTTCCTCAGCGTTGCCGCTTCGGGGATCCTCAGCCTGATGCCGATTTTCTGGACTCTGCCAGGGACGCTGTTGTCGGGCGTCGCGGCAGCCGCTGGCATCGGCATGATCAACGCCATCGGCAACCTGTCGGGTTTCACTGGCTCGATGATCACCGCGGTAGCGGAAACCCTCACGGGCAACATCAATAACGGCACCTATGTACTGGCCCTGTGTCTGTTGGTCAGTGGTGGACTGATCCTGGCCATCCCCACCTCGATGCTCGCCCGAACCCCCAAGGCCGCCGCCACGTCAGCAAAACTGGAGGCTGCTTGAATCTGCTCAACAAGCGCGTGTTGGTCACGGCCGCGGGGCAGGGCATCGGCATGGCCAGCGCCATTGCCTTCGCCCGGGCCGGTGCCGAGGTGTTCGCCAGTGATATCGATATTGGTGCGCTGGCGGGCATCGAGGGGGTCACTGCCATGACCCTGGACGTGACGTCTGCCGAGGCCATCGACACGGCTTGCGAGCGAATCGGTGGCCTGGACGTGCTGTTCAACTGTGCCGGTTACGTGCACAGCGGCAATCTTCTGGAATGCGACGAATCGGCCTGGGCGCGCTCGATAGACCTCAATGTCACGGCGATGTATCGGACCATCCGCGCATTCCTGCCGGGCATGCTGGCCCGTGGCGGCGGTTCGATCATCAACATGTCGTCGGTGGCGTCGAGCATCAAGGGCGTGCCGAACCGTTTCGCCTATGCGACCAGCAAGGCCGCCGTGATAGGCCTGACGAAGGCCGTCGCGATTGACTTTGTCGGCCAGGGCATTCGCTGCAACGCGATCTGTCCGGGTACGGTGGACTCGCCCTCGTTGCGCCAGCGCATTGCCGCCCAGGCCCTGCAACAGGGTGTCGATGAATTACAGATCTATCATCAGTTCCTTGAGCGCCAGCCCATGGGCCGTATCGGTAGCACCGAGGAGATCGCGCAGTTGGCGGTGTACCTGGGCAGCGATGCGTCGACCTACACCACCGGCGCTGTGCATGTCATCGACGGCGGCATGAGCCTCTGAGTCGTCTTTACGTTGGGTTTGAATGAGGAACATTCGATGAAACTGTTGCGTTACGGCGAAAAGGGCGCGGAAAAACCCGGCCTGTTGGATGCCGATAATCGGATCCGCGACCTGTCGGGGCAT belongs to Pseudomonas sp. B21-028 and includes:
- a CDS encoding MFS transporter — protein: MQTVSEHLPAQAQTGELDFEDRTYRKVIWRILPILLLCYMAAYLDRVNIGFAKLDMLNELQFSNTVYALGASMFFWGYFIFEVPSNLLLHRFGARFWIARIMLSWAVISMAVAYTVPLAGFFHIESSTMFYVLRFLLGVCEAGFFPGVILYLNYWFPTHRQSRVMSGFLLALPVSLTLGGILSGWLMNSMQGVQGLSGWQWMLLIEGIPSIIMTFVVIVCLADNIDKAKWLSVAEKNLLKANLQTDNQGKASRLSEVFLNPRVWLLVLILLTFNTGFYGLAFWMPSIIKSTGITNSLHIGLLTAIPYSVAVVAMLLNARHSNRTGERRLHAAIPAFIGGVGLILSAFFANNLVLSVLFLSVAASGILSLMPIFWTLPGTLLSGVAAAAGIGMINAIGNLSGFTGSMITAVAETLTGNINNGTYVLALCLLVSGGLILAIPTSMLARTPKAAATSAKLEAA
- a CDS encoding SDR family oxidoreductase codes for the protein MNLLNKRVLVTAAGQGIGMASAIAFARAGAEVFASDIDIGALAGIEGVTAMTLDVTSAEAIDTACERIGGLDVLFNCAGYVHSGNLLECDESAWARSIDLNVTAMYRTIRAFLPGMLARGGGSIINMSSVASSIKGVPNRFAYATSKAAVIGLTKAVAIDFVGQGIRCNAICPGTVDSPSLRQRIAAQALQQGVDELQIYHQFLERQPMGRIGSTEEIAQLAVYLGSDASTYTTGAVHVIDGGMSL